One Setaria italica strain Yugu1 chromosome I, Setaria_italica_v2.0, whole genome shotgun sequence DNA window includes the following coding sequences:
- the LOC101761788 gene encoding probable carboxylesterase 2: MASNNTAGEGSADEVLHEFGIVRVYKSGRVERPLVAQPVASGLDAATGVESRDVQLGNYSVRLYLPPAAAAAAPRAKLPIIVYVHGGGFVAESAASPGCHRFLNRLTAACPALGVSVEYRLAPEHPLPAAYDDSLAALKWTLSAADPWVAARGDLGRVFLAGDSAGANICHYLAVHPDVIGAYQARQGQGQGEGGGARARRRLKGAVLIHPWFWGSEAVGGEPRHPAARAMGARLWLFACPGADGMDDPRMNPMAPGAPGLDTMACERVMVCAAEHDFLRWRSRAYAEAVAAARGVEGEGSVELLETEGEGHVFYVFKPDGAKAKDMLDRIVSFVNAP, encoded by the coding sequence ATGGCGTCCAACAACACCGCCGGCGAGGGCTCTGCCGACGAGGTCCTCCACGAATTCGGCATCGTCCGGGTCTACAAGAGCGGCCGCGTCGAGCGGCCCCTCGTGGCCCAGCCCGTCGCGTCGGGCCTCGACGCCGCCACGGGCGTCGAGTCCAGGGACGTCCAGCTCGGCAATTACTCCGTCCGCCTCTACCTgcccccggccgcggcggccgccgccccccgcgccAAGCTACCGATCATCGTGTAcgtccacggcggcggcttcgtgGCCGAGTCGGCCGCGTCCCCAGGCTGCCACCGTTTCCTTAACAGGCTCACGGCCGCCTGCCCGGCTCTCGGCGTCTCCGTCGAGTACCGCCTCGCGCCAGAGCACCCGCTCCCGGCGGCCTACGACGACTCCCTCGCCGCGCTCAAGTGGACGCTCTCCGCGGCCGACCCGTGGGTCGCCGCGCGCGGCGACCTCGGCCGCGTCTTCTTGGCCGGGGACAGCGCCGGCGCCAACATCTGCCACTACCTGGCCGTCCACCCCGACGTCATCGGCGCCTACCAGGCACGTCAGGGTCAGGGTcagggcgagggcggcggcgcgcgggcgcggcggaggctgAAAGGCGCCGTGCTGATCCACCCCTGGTTCTGGGGCTCGGAGGCCGTGGGCGGGGAGCCGCGCCACCCCGCGGCGCGCGCCATGGGGGCGCGGCTCTGGCTGTTCGCGTGCCCCGGCGCGGACGGCATGGACGACCCGCGGATGAACCCGATGGCGCCCGGCGCACCGGGGCTGGACACGATGGCGTGCGAGCGGGTCATGGTGTGCGCCGCGGAGCACGACTTCCTGAGGTGGCGCAGCCGGGCGtacgcggaggcggtggcggcggcgaggggcgtGGAAGGGGAGGGATCGGTGGAGCTGCTGGAGACGGAGGGCGAGGGGCACGTGTTCTATGTGTTCAAGCCCGATGGCGCCAAGGCCAAGGACATGCTCGACAGGATCGTTTCCTTCGTCAATGCTCCGTGA
- the LOC101763700 gene encoding prefoldin subunit 1: MADEANRAAFMELQARMIDTTGKIKQLQTQMRSKEGEKKRAYLTLEELRQLPEDTNTYKTVGKVFILEPKSVLLNEQEQKFNDSESAIASMQTSKEYLEKQLGEVENNIRELLQQDPGLARQILSMTVQ; this comes from the exons ATGGCGGACGAAGCCAACCGAGCG GCGTTCATGGAGCTGCAGGCGCGGATGATCGATACCACCGGGAAGATCAAGCAG TTACAAACCCAGATGCGTTCTAAAGAGGGGGAAAAGAAGCGTGCTTACCTCACTCTGGAGGAACTTCGCCAGTTGCCAGAGGATACCAACACCTACAAGACTGTTG GAAAAGT GTTTATTTTGGAGCCAAAATCAGTTCTTTTGAACGAGCAAGAGCAAAAGTTTAATGACAGTGAGAGTGCAATAGCATCAATGCAG ACTTCCAAGGAATATCTTgagaaacagttgggagaagTGGAGAACAACATCAGAGAACTGCTTCAACAGGACCCGGGGCTTGCACGCCAGATTCTCTCAATGACTGTCCAATGA
- the LOC101764093 gene encoding uncharacterized protein LOC101764093 isoform X1: MAKTAAATVLDIAELPFSDLVLLQSPETLDDDRRRRRILDTVATELGRGGSGLLAIAEVPRVGAIRRRLLPLSRRLALMDHPTRSQLLKKHGLGSDVPLKKLDRSVSSFTKLLRHSGELALVELVNNTESMNNGFVCLEKIHNFDGSEEANGDDDMENLGELVKELGLYMIELGILIARACDIVIGGGQLEQSITDFGTAKARLIHYHSELDNIIIREKENSIKKKCSLKKVAVKPYQLGSQRSGSPCPCCIKSEEGTPKMAIKDNDPRDTSVQGQATEISLLNLWQEWHYDFGILTVLTAPLFLSGSEGEKCLVNQEYHHPDGHTHLQLCNGRKIFSVRCSPESFIVQVGEAADILSRGKLKSTLHSVSRPLGFADISRETFVVFLQPSWDKTLSYSCCYLDTEEQSSRNNETSITSNGSTGSCDEDVCMQEILEKIPPLSSRLREGMTFAEFSRQTTKQYYGGIQQNN, encoded by the exons ATggcgaagacggcggcggcgaccgtgcTGGACATCGCGGAGCTCCCCTTCTCCGACCTAGTCCTCCTCCAATCTCCCGAAACGCTAGATGatgaccgccgccgtcgccgcatcCTGGACACTGTCGCGACTGAGCTCGGCCGAGGTGGATCTGGTTTGCTGGCCATCGCCGAGGTGCCGCGCGTGGGTGCCATCCGACGGCGGCTCCTCCCGTTgtcccgccgcctcgccctcaTGGACCATCCTACCCGCTCCCAGCTCCTCAAG AAGCATGGTTTGGGCAGCGACGTGCCTTTGAAGAAGCTCGATCGGTCTGTGTCCTCGTTCACGAAGCTTCTAAGGCATTCAGGTGAACTCGCCTTGGTAGAGCTGGTGAACAACACTGAAAGCATGAACAATGGTTTTGTTTGTTTGGAGAAGATACATAACTTTGATGGATCCGAAGAAGCTAatggtgatgatgatatggAGAATCTTGGTGAGCTCGTTAAGGAACTGGGCTTGTACATGATAGAGCTTGGGATTTTGATCGCACGAGCTTGCGACATTGTTATTGGTGGAGGCCAGTTAGAGCAGAGCATCACTGACTTTGGTACTGCAAAGGCAAGGCTCATCCACTACCACTCTGAGTTGGATAACATTATTATCAGGGAGAAGGAGAACAGTATAAAGAAGAAATGCTCGTTAAAGAAAGTGGCAGTAAAACCTTATCAACTGGGTTCTCAGAGATCCGGATCACCGTGCCCGTGCTGCATCAAGTCAGAAGAGGGGACTCCCAAAATGGCAATAAAAGATAATGATCCTAGGGATACCTCGGTTCAGGGTCAGGCTACTGAAATTTCCCTGTTGAACCTATGGCAGGAGTGGCACTATGACTTTGGAATCCTTACTGTTTTAACAGCACCATTATTCCTAAGTGGTTCTGAGGGAGAAAAATGTTTGGTCAACCAGGAATACCACCATCCTGATGGGCACACACACTTGCAGTTATGCAATGGGAGGAAGATATTCTCTGTTAGATGCTCTCCTGAGAGCTTCATTGTTCAGGTTGGAGAGGCAGCAGACATCTTGTCCAGAGGGAAACTGAAATCTACACTTCATTCGGTGAGTAGACCTTTGGGTTTTGCAGACATCAGCCGTGAGACTTTTGTAGTCTTCCTACAGCCCTCATGGGACAAAACTTTAAGTTATTCTTGTTGCTATTTAGATACTGAAGAGCAATCCAGTCGTAATAATGAGACTTCGATCACCAGTAATGGATCAACAGGCTCTTGTGATGAAGATGTATGTATGCAAGAAATTCTGGAAAAAATTCCCCCTCTATCATCAAGGCTAAGAGAAGGGATGACATTTGCAGAATTTTCTCGGCAAACAACAAAACAGTATTATGGTGGCATCCAACAGAACAATTGA
- the LOC101764093 gene encoding uncharacterized protein LOC101764093 isoform X2, producing MAKTAAATVLDIAELPFSDLVLLQSPETLDDDRRRRRILDTVATELGRGGSGLLAIAEVPRVGAIRRRLLPLSRRLALMDHPTRSQLLKKHGLGSDVPLKKLDRSVSSFTKLLRHSGELALVELVNNTESMNNGFVCLEKIHNFDGSEEANGDDDMENLGELVKELGLYMIELGILIARACDIVIGGGQLEQSITDFGTAKARLIHYHSELDNIIIREKENSIKKKCSLKKVAVKPYQLGSQRSGSPCPCCIKSEEGTPKMAIKDNDPRDTSVQGQATEISLLNLWQEWHYDFGILTVLTAPLFLSGSEGEKCLVNQEYHHPDGHTHLQLCNGRKIFSVRCSPESFIVQVGEAADILSRGKLKSTLHSILKSNPVVIMRLRSPVMDQQALVMKMYVCKKFWKKFPLYHQG from the exons ATggcgaagacggcggcggcgaccgtgcTGGACATCGCGGAGCTCCCCTTCTCCGACCTAGTCCTCCTCCAATCTCCCGAAACGCTAGATGatgaccgccgccgtcgccgcatcCTGGACACTGTCGCGACTGAGCTCGGCCGAGGTGGATCTGGTTTGCTGGCCATCGCCGAGGTGCCGCGCGTGGGTGCCATCCGACGGCGGCTCCTCCCGTTgtcccgccgcctcgccctcaTGGACCATCCTACCCGCTCCCAGCTCCTCAAG AAGCATGGTTTGGGCAGCGACGTGCCTTTGAAGAAGCTCGATCGGTCTGTGTCCTCGTTCACGAAGCTTCTAAGGCATTCAGGTGAACTCGCCTTGGTAGAGCTGGTGAACAACACTGAAAGCATGAACAATGGTTTTGTTTGTTTGGAGAAGATACATAACTTTGATGGATCCGAAGAAGCTAatggtgatgatgatatggAGAATCTTGGTGAGCTCGTTAAGGAACTGGGCTTGTACATGATAGAGCTTGGGATTTTGATCGCACGAGCTTGCGACATTGTTATTGGTGGAGGCCAGTTAGAGCAGAGCATCACTGACTTTGGTACTGCAAAGGCAAGGCTCATCCACTACCACTCTGAGTTGGATAACATTATTATCAGGGAGAAGGAGAACAGTATAAAGAAGAAATGCTCGTTAAAGAAAGTGGCAGTAAAACCTTATCAACTGGGTTCTCAGAGATCCGGATCACCGTGCCCGTGCTGCATCAAGTCAGAAGAGGGGACTCCCAAAATGGCAATAAAAGATAATGATCCTAGGGATACCTCGGTTCAGGGTCAGGCTACTGAAATTTCCCTGTTGAACCTATGGCAGGAGTGGCACTATGACTTTGGAATCCTTACTGTTTTAACAGCACCATTATTCCTAAGTGGTTCTGAGGGAGAAAAATGTTTGGTCAACCAGGAATACCACCATCCTGATGGGCACACACACTTGCAGTTATGCAATGGGAGGAAGATATTCTCTGTTAGATGCTCTCCTGAGAGCTTCATTGTTCAGGTTGGAGAGGCAGCAGACATCTTGTCCAGAGGGAAACTGAAATCTACACTTCATTCG ATACTGAAGAGCAATCCAGTCGTAATAATGAGACTTCGATCACCAGTAATGGATCAACAGGCTCTTGTGATGAAGATGTATGTATGCAAGAAATTCTGGAAAAAATTCCCCCTCTATCATCAAGGCTAA